In the genome of Opitutales bacterium, one region contains:
- the secG gene encoding preprotein translocase subunit SecG encodes MGILLAILTFFMVLLSLALIGLILLQKSSGQQGMGAAMGGGVADQTFGAETNSILSKNTQRLTIVYFVFAFILYLGFFAIYNNGDSADEGTLLDIVAEDAEAAAAEAEDASLVDEAAADVEPEAVDVVNPLDDVEAAAQDVVPTETGDVEAPTQQ; translated from the coding sequence ATGGGTATACTACTCGCGATTTTGACTTTCTTTATGGTGCTGCTTTCGCTCGCACTGATTGGCCTAATTTTACTGCAAAAATCCAGTGGCCAACAGGGTATGGGCGCGGCGATGGGCGGTGGCGTAGCCGATCAAACTTTCGGCGCGGAAACCAATTCGATCCTTAGTAAGAATACTCAACGATTGACGATCGTTTATTTCGTTTTCGCTTTCATCCTCTATCTTGGATTTTTCGCAATCTACAACAATGGGGACTCAGCCGACGAGGGCACCCTGTTAGATATTGTGGCTGAAGATGCAGAGGCTGCGGCCGCTGAAGCAGAGGACGCCTCGTTGGTGGATGAGGCCGCAGCTGATGTAGAGCCCGAGGCTGTGGACGTGGTAAATCCCTTAGATGATGTTGAAGCAGCGGCCCAGGATGTAGTTCCGACAGAGACAGGGGACGTGGAGGCGCCTACGCAGCAGTAG
- a CDS encoding CopG family transcriptional regulator gives MPPTKQKSANMSLTFDLASSDHKRLGSLAKRHSARSVSSLVRIAIERYDYGRYQTGSRDHRQLSVRLPEKLRSDLVQASKRKKVSVGELVRAAVTDFLEDPDLDLPAA, from the coding sequence ATGCCCCCCACCAAACAAAAATCCGCTAATATGTCGTTAACTTTTGATTTGGCATCAAGCGACCACAAACGACTCGGTTCTCTAGCTAAACGCCACAGCGCTCGCTCCGTGAGTAGTCTTGTTCGAATTGCTATCGAACGTTACGATTACGGTAGATACCAAACAGGTTCTCGGGACCACCGGCAGCTCTCCGTACGATTGCCTGAAAAATTACGCAGCGATCTCGTTCAGGCATCTAAGAGAAAAAAAGTGAGCGTCGGCGAACTCGTGCGTGCTGCGGTCACGGATTTTCTTGAAGATCCAGACCTCGATTTGCCTGCGGCCTAG